DNA sequence from the Dreissena polymorpha isolate Duluth1 chromosome 3, UMN_Dpol_1.0, whole genome shotgun sequence genome:
cgtacaccatctgttaatagcagagttatggccctttgtttcttaaaaaatgcttctttagtgtcaaatataacacttttgtgtccagaagcatattggcagggtatatcaattcaatgaatttgcttgttatttttagtTGTGTGACAGAGATCCTTGATGTTGTATTCAGTGTGTGCACTGAAATACACGTGGTGCTTTGCGAGATTCTTCCACGCGATTTTGATGTGAGAATGTTTCCCCGATGGCCACTCTCAGGGGCACAGTTGAGGAACTACTGCCAGTGGATAAGGAGCGCAAACAGCATGCTGTGGGAACTGAGTCACCATGTGCCTTCTGTGAGATACATGGACTATGGAGCAACTAAACAGGtatagggaaagatctagagtgaAAAAGGAAGTTTCTCAGCAACTGTTGCATGGAAttttatcatcatgaaactttaaataaatatatgcatcatTATACTGCGGTGGACCAATCCCAAATTCTGTTCAGACATCCTTCTTTGCTCAAGAGATATGCTCCCTTAATTAGTGAAAATTGACTCATTGAGCAGTTTTGTTGCAATTACTGGTTTCTTAATaacttttacatgaaatatcatgaattttaaaatagatgTATTACTTTGAGGTGGTACACTTGCACGTTTTGTTGGTTTCAGCTCTAGACGTAAAGCCCCATAATTAAAGATATCTGTCTGTGCTGTAATCTGGaagttaatgaaattaaaaaataaacatgtattatcatttcTTTAGTAGTTCTTGCATTAGTTTCGTCAGGATGATCATTTTGGTCAGTTCAGAGTTGTACACTCTAATTgattgaaactaaaatattttttcatttgttgAGGGAAACCAGTTCATTGAATTTGCTGCTTTAATATCttagttatgtttaaaacaaattggtACGGTAACTATctataatcaaaatttaattttaagaagtcCCTGTACTTGTCCCATGATGGACTACATCTGAGTGCTGAAGGGGCTAGGAGGTGTTTAGCATCCATACAGGACGACCTGCCAAACCAGCTGTGTGTGGAGGCTGCTGTTCAAGATCCTACAGAATGGCCAGCTCTCTCAGCCACGGAAGTACCGGTTCAGGAGCATGACAGCACCATAGCACTCTTTTCGGATATTGTGCAGACTGTGAGTTTAGTGCTACAACAAAGTGGACTGCATTTATGAGCCATAAGCAAATGTGATTTATGCACAAAACTGCAATTCCGCGTcaggctaaaaccttaacattggctctaaaatcaaagcgcttccacctacaaatattcataacagtttgattttgctgtaatgtttatatttttgaataaaataagccgtttaaaaaaaagtataatacctGTATTATGGTTAAATAAATTGTAGGGAGCTCAACCAGAGATTCAAGACAAGGTGGATGCAAGTGAAGTACCAGTTCCCAGGGACATTAAGTATCAGGCACATAAAATAACGGTAACTTTTCTATGCATTTAATCGTACagatatttcatcatttttaatgaacatttataaagtgaTTGCAATCCAGTATTGATTGCTCATATGGCTTGTTACAGcctataaattaatgttatgtctaGAGCCGTTAAGTTGGGCACCCTGTCATGTCTCTTTTTAGCCTCGCCTTTTTGCCCCTGATCAGCACCATAATAATAAATGCCCTTCATTATTGGTAGCTGTAAGGCAATAGTTGGACTGCAGGTCATATACTTCTAAAGCAATGCCTTTAATCATCTAAGGCATTGTTTGTCATTAAGTGGTAAACATAAAAAGTTCAACAGATGTCTTTGTGTGAAAGCCAGACCACAGAGTTGATGTCATAACCATTCAGTTATATCAGAACATAACATTCTGTAATTGTATAAAAGATAAACTAGTTAGTTTATATAACTTTTGTTTTCCaaattttcacacacacaattcatTCTCAGGTTGTCACAGCCAGAGCTAAGAGGTCTGCAACCAGAAATACCAAAAGATATGGAAAGAAGGTAAAAATACCGTTTATTTCAGATAACCCTCACTGTTTCATTGTGGAAATGTCCTACTGGTTCTTAAAACTaggtttttttttgttgaaaaaaacaacaacaaccaaacctattttaaaagtaaaatataagtaaagaccatattagtgttattattttgaGGACATATTTCCTTTCTGTTGTATTctgcatattattatataattgttgttatttttcaaaatggtcAACTTTGGTGGATGAGGTTTTGCACTTATGCCATGTCTGTACATGCATGTGTAAGTTGTTTCAGTTGGCAAAGAAATGCCACACAAGGTATATAAAGCTTGATTGgtgcatttgttattgttgacTTTTTTGTTTGCATGTACATGCATTTGTTAATTGTTTCAGTTGGAAAAGAAATGCCACAATGTTTtatgtgcttccacctataactttgaaacttcatatgtagctgcaccttgatgagttatacatgccacacccttttttgtgtcactaggtcaaaggtcaagatcactgtgaactcttaaaaaaaagaaactgcacctgcagccgagcgttggcacctgctatgcggtgctcttgtttttattcatcatcatgtTACTGGTAGTGAAATCTGTGTGAAataaatagccataaaataccGATAGGGAAAGCACAGTAAATAAATGCAGATTTATACATGTTATCAAGGAATAGGAAGCTTGTTTGgtgcattttgttttgttgtttttgctttcgttgaaaaaatctatttgttaacatttacatgtattatatcctTTAAGTCATTAATTTCTGGCACAtctttttatgccgccgaaggagggcatatagtgatcggactgtctgtttGTGACActttacgtttaggtttcgaaaaatgctcataatttctatgttgcttcagatagcaacttcatatttggcatgcatgtgtatatggacaaagccttaccatgcgcacacaaattttgacccctgtgaccttgaccttgaacttagggtctgcgtttaggtttcgaaaaaagctcataacttctatcaagcgtttatagggggcataagtcatcctatggtgacagctgttgttaacctatatatacataaatgtaatgCATTCTTAACTAGTTACATAAAAATCACCGTTCTTAATGgaattacatacaacataaacatatgccAACATAAGGCACTCATTGTTGCTTTATTTTTAGACACCCGAACAATaattattagcgaggctgttttcggagaaaaccctaggtattgtcatagcctgctcgtagTCCgccggcgtcatgctaaaaccttatcattggctctaaaatcaaagtgcttccaccttcaactttgaaacttcatatgtatatgcaccttgatgagttctacacaccacacccattttgtgtcactaggtcaaaggtcaaggtcactgtgacctttaaaaaaaaatctgacaagctttcgcagccgagcgtagcacccgttatgcggtgctcttgttttatattaaaacttgcTGCATGAATGCTATTACTGCAGTAACTCTCTTGTTAGTTTCATGTCAAATAGGTTTAAtcgttttgttagttttatattgacgGTCATTGGAATTAGTGGTCGTCCAATATTGTCCGggacaacaaaaatatagttcagacatagtttcccttttttactggATGGCAATTTTTAGCctgaatgaatattaattttacatgattGTGCATTCACAGACACTGCATTAATGATCCTGTTTTTTCGTCATGCATTAAAGGTTATGCTGCAGTGGATTTGTTTACCTTGACATTACTGAAAATGTGGCTGTTTTCCTGTCTGCATACAAGTTGAATGGCTTATGCTTGGTACTAATTTTATGACAATATGCTCCATACTTTTTAACACTTTCCATCTTGACaagttacataaatatttctttcataggtattttcattacttgattttaatataaatcagcAGAATGTGTGTTTGATTCATCTGTGTCCTATTTTTATGTATCATAATATAGTAATAATTGGTTCAAGCATGAAAGACAATGATTGCCCTGCTTATATGACACTATATATATGTAGCATGCCAATTGATCTGATAGCATGGCACAATGctataaacaatttttatgttttcattaaaagaaTGAATTTAATGAAAGGGATGTATTCACATTATTTCAAATCATCTCCAAAGGTATAcgcttttcaaattatataaccGGTAGTAATTTGTAGCATTTGTACTGGTAATATGGACTGATAGCATAATAACTTTTCAGAAACGCAAGAAGATGGAAGTCAAGACTGGTAAGGTTAAAAGGGAGAAACCTACCATGACGAAAAAGAAGAACAAACAGGTAAATCAATGACAGAAAGTATTCTTTCTTGTCAGATAAACAAAACTTGTTCAAGAAGATCctttaaaacacacattcatCCTTTCATGTATGGTCATTTAGATGTTCTACAAATACAGTAAAACCAAGCTTTAAAGACGACACAAAGGACCTTATAAAATTAGTCTAAATAGTTGGTATTCTTACAATTCAGGTATAATTGATTATCACCAATAACCTGTTAAGCGGGGTTTTGGTGTATGTAAGTCTTCCATGTGCAAGCTTTTCAGGACCAGTCCTGGGCCTGTATTGAATTCATTATAATGTAAAGATGTTCTAAAGTATGAACCAATTGtggtacatgtttttgttttgtttcaatttccatgagtttttcacaaatattactTAGATGCGATTTTAGAATCCTCAGGCTGAGTGGTATTTTTTAGGTCCCTTGCTACAATTGCCCAAACTGCAGGGTGTGCTGTTCATCGGAAGATGCCATGCTCGACCATTTTATAAGGAAGCATTCATCGTTGAAAGTTGATAGGCCTGACACACTTTACAATCAGGTTTTTAAATGGAACACATATTGTTGTATAgctttatgttatgtaaatatactctatg
Encoded proteins:
- the LOC127874933 gene encoding uncharacterized protein LOC127874933; amino-acid sequence: MSGCYDILYLHLGSNDVCCKDSDFYRCVTEILDVVFSVCTEIHVVLCEILPRDFDVRMFPRWPLSGAQLRNYCQWIRSANSMLWELSHHVPSVRYMDYGATKQKSLYLSHDGLHLSAEGARRCLASIQDDLPNQLCVEAAVQDPTEWPALSATEVPVQEHDSTIALFSDIVQTGAQPEIQDKVDASEVPVPRDIKLSQPELRGLQPEIPKDMERR